Genomic window (Candidatus Effluviviaceae Genus I sp.):
CGGATGGCCGCCGTCTGCGGGAGGGCTGGTGCTCAGATCCTGGATCAGGCTCTTCGTGATCGTCCTCGCCGCGCTCGTAGCCGGCGCGGTGGGCGCCGTGCTGTGGCTACAGCGCGGTCTGCCCTCGCCGTCTCTCCTCGAGTCGGTGCAGCCCCTCGTCGGAGCCACGGTCTACGCGAGGGACGGCAGGATCCTCCACGCGTTCGCCCGGGAGAACCGGGTCATCGTAGCGCTCGACGATGTTCCCGCTGCCCTCGTGGACGCCGTCGTGGCGACGGAGGACAAGGACTTCCGAAGCCACTGGGGCGTCGACGCCAGCGCGATCATGCGCGCAGCCATGCGGAACGTCCGGGCGGGCCGGGTGGTCGAGGGGGCCAGCACGATCACGCAGCAGCTGGCGAGGAGCCTCTTCCTGACCCCGGAGATCAGCCTGACGCGGAAGCTGCGCGAGGCGCTGCTCGCCCTCCGGATCGAGCAGACGTACTCGAAGGACAGGATCCTCGAGCTGTACCTCAACCAGATCTACTTCGGACACGGCGCCTACGGAGTGCAGGCGGCGTCCTGGCAGTTCTTCGGCAAGCACGTGTCGGAGCTCGATCTTGCCGAGTGCGCGCTGCTCGCGGGTCTGCCGAAGAACCCGAGCGGCTACTCGCCGCGGCAGCACCCGAACCGCGCCCTGGCGCGTCGGCGGCTCGTCCTATCGCTGATGGCCGGCCAGGGGACGATCACGCGCGAGGAAGCGGCGCGCGCCGACACGGCCGCCCTCCACATCCTGCCGCGGAGCGACGGCGCCGGGCTCGGCGCGTACTTCGTTGAGCACATACGCAGAGAGCTCGTCGGTCGCTACGGACCGGACGCGCTCTACGCCGGCGGCCTGCGGATCTACACGACCCTGGACCTCGACCTTCAGGCGGCGGCTGAGAGAGCGCTCGAGAACCGTCTGGCGAGGCTGGAGCGCGAGGCGGGGTACAGGATCAGGCGCGGAGACGCGACCGCCCAGGCCGGAGGCAGCGAGTTCACACCGTATGTGCAGGGAGCCCTCCTCGCCGTCGACGCCGCCTCGGGCGGCATCATCGCCATGGTCGGCGGGCGGGACTTCAGGGACAGCGAGTTCAACCGGGCGACCCAGGCGCCGCGGCAGCCAGGCTCGGGATTCAAGCCGTTCGTCTACACGGCGGCGATCGACGGTGGGTACACGCCTGCGGACAGGATCCTCGACGCGCCCGTCATCGTTCCGGGAGCAGGAGCCCCTCGCCTTGTCAGGACGCGGGACGGCGTGGTCGAGGAGCCGACGGACTGGATCCCCGAGAACTACGAACCCGGATTCCGAGGTGAGGTCACGCTCCGGTACGCGCTCAAGCACTCGATCAACCTGCCGACCGTGAGGCTCTGCATGGACCTGGGGCCCCAGGCAGTTGTCCAGTGCGCCAGGCAGATGGGCATATCGACGCCGATCAAGCCCGTGTACTCGATCGCCCTCGGAAGCAGTGAGGTCAAGGTGATCGACATGGTCGAGGCGTACGCCACACTCGACAACCACGGCATCAGGATGTCGCCGTACGCGATCGAGAGGATCGAGGATCAGAACGGCCGGATACTGGAGAGACACGAGAGCCGGAGCCGTGAGGCCCTCTCCCCGGAGACCGCCTACGTCGTGACGAGCATGCTCGAGAGCGTGATGGTGAACGGCACAGGCTGGGCTGCCAGAGCGTGGGGCTTCGATCACCCCGCGGCCGGGAAGACCGGGACCACCAACGACTGCACGGACGCGTGGTTCGTGGGCTACACCCCCAGGGTCGTGTGCGGCGTCTGGGTGGGGTACGACGACAGGCGCTCGCTCGGCAGGAGCATGACCGGCGCCGTGGCGGCCCTCCCCATCTGGACGGAGTTCATGAAGGCGGCGCACGCCGGGCTTCCGCACGAGCCGTTCCGACGCCCGAGCGGCGTCGTGGTCCGACGGATCTGCGCCGAGACCGGAGCGCTGGCGACCCCCGACTGCGGGGAAACGCTGGACGAGGTGTTCGTCGCGGGCACGGAACCGACCGAGATGTGCCCTGCGCACGACCGCGGCGGGCTGCGCTGAGATCTGACCGTCCCCACCGGCTACCGCAGGTCCTGAGGAATGACCTCGAGCACACGGGTGCGCCGCTCGGGCTGGCGTTCGGATGCCAGCCTGAAGGCCGCCCGAACCCTCTCTTCGGCTGCTGCCGCCGCCGCCTCGCCGTCGGCATGAACGAATGCCAGAGGGTCCCCCACGCTCACACCCGCGCCTACGGGAGCGGCGATCACGACGCCGACGGCGTGGTCGACCGCCTCACCGACCGACCGCCGGCCCGCCCCGAGCTTCACGCACGCAAGCCCGACCTCGAGAGCGTCGATGGCGCGCACCACGCCGCCTGCCGCGCTCGGCACCGCCCTGACCAGCGGCGCGCGGCGGAGCCGCTCGCGCCCGTCCACGAAGCGGACGTCGCCACCCTGGGCCTCGACGAACCTCAGGAAGACCTCGAACGCGCGGCCGCTCTCCAGGGCGTCCTTCGCGAGCGCGCGCGCCTCACCCAGGTCGCGCGCGCGCCCGCCCAGCAGGGCCATCCGCGCGGCGAGCTCGAGGCTCGTCTCGCGCACGTCCGCAGGCCCCCCGCCGCGGAGCACCAGAACGGCTTCCTCGACCTCGAGGGAGTTGCCCACGGCCAGCCCCAGCGGGCTCTCCATGTCCGTGAGGACCGCGACCGCACGGAGCCCCAGCCTCCCTGCCGTCGAGCACAGCGCGCCCGCAAGGCCGCGTGCCCGCTCCAGGTCGCCCATGAACGCGCCGCGCCCCACCTTCACGTCCAGCACGAGACCGTCGAGCCCGGCCGCCAGCTTCTTCGAGAGAATGCTGGCGACGATCAGGGGAACGCACTCGACGGTCGCCGTGACATCGCGCAGCGCGTACATGCGCAAGTCGGCGGGGGCCATCCGCGGCGACTGGCCCACGACGGACATCCCGACGTCGCCTACGACCCGCAGCATCGCCTCAGGCGCGAGGTCGGTCCGGAGGCCCGGGATCGACTCGAGCTTGTCCAGCGTGCCGCCCGTGTGCCCGAGCGCGCGGCCCGACACCATGGGGACGCGCACGCCGAGGCACGCGGCCACGGGCGCAACGACGAGGGAGAGCTTGTCCCCGACGCCTCCCGTCGAGTGCTTGTCGATCTTCGGCCCGGGGATGGCGGCGAGATCAAGCGTCTCCCCCGACTCCAGCATGGCGCGCGTCAGGCTCTCGGTCTCCCGCTCCGTCATGCCGACGAAGTACACCGCCATGAGGAACGCGGCCATCTGGTAGTCGGCGATCTCGCCGGCCAGGAAGCTCCGGACGAGCCACCGGATGTCGGCGTCGTCCAGCTCGCCGCCGTTGCGCTTCCTTCGGATGACCTCGTACGCCGTCATGCCCGGCCCCCTGAACGCGCGAACCGGCGTCGCCGCCGGCTCCACTCGGACGACGCGGCAGGCGCGTCCGGCTACCCGCCCACGATCTTGACGCTCGCGCTCGCTCCGATCCTGCTCGCGCCGGCCTCCACCATCTCCCGCGCCGTGTCCAGGTCCCTGATCCCGCCCGCCGCCTTGACGCCCATCTCGCGTCCGACCGCGGCCCGCATCAGCCGCACGTCGTGCGCCGTCGCCCCGCCCGGCGCGAACCCGGTCGACGTCTTCACGAAGTCGGCCCCCGCCTTCTTCGCGATGTTGCAGGCGGCCACCTTCTCCTCGTCCGTGAGGAGCGCCGCCTCGATGATGACCTTGAGCACCACCCTCGCACCGCAGGCCCGCACCACACCGCGGATGTCGCGCTCGACCAGCTCGTGGTCTCCGGCCTTGATGGCGCCGATGTTCGCGACCATGTCCAGCTCGTGCGCGCCGTCGGCGATGGCCCGCTCCGCCTCGAAGGCCTTGACCTCAGGCTTGTTCGCGCCCAGCGGGAACCCCACGACGGTGCAGACCTTCACGTTGGTTGGCCGCAGGAGCTCCGCGCAGAGCGGGACGTGGCACGGGTTGACGCACACCGACGCGAAGCCGTAGCGCGCCGCCTCCGCGCACAGCTCCTCGACCTCGGCCCGCGTGGCCGCGGGCTTGAGGAGCGTGTGGTCGATGACGGAGGCCAGACTCCCCAGGTCGCGACGGAAGTCCGCAACGCCCGACGCCGCGCTCACGCGGGAGGCGCCCGAGGCGATGATCGAGGCCACTGCCCCGGGCCGGCGATCGACGCACAGGCCGCACGCCACGCACGGCGAACAGGCGGCCGCCGCGGGCCCCTCGGAGGCCGCCGGCGGCTGCGTTCCGGCGGGCGCGGGGGGAGCTCCCCCGGCGAGGCGCCGGATCACCTCCTCGGTCACGCGCCGGATCAGCTCTTCGCGTTCCATTCCCGCTCAAGCTCCATGACCTTGGCGACGCGCCGCTCGTGCCGCCCGCCCTCGAAGGCCGTGGCGAGCCACACGCGCACCATCTGGCGGGCGAGGCCCCGGCCGACGACGCCGGAGCCCAGGGTGAGGACGTTGGCACCGTTGTGGGACCTGCTGTTGATGGCGGTCGCGACGTCGTGGCAGCAGGCGGCCCGGACGCCGGCGATCTTGTTGGCCGCCATGGCGGAGCCGATCCCGGCGCCGTCGACGACGATCCCGCGATCGCACTCCCCGCTCGCGACGGCCCGGGCCACCTTCGCCGCGAAGTCCGGGTAGTCGCACGGCGCGTCGGTCTCGGGGCCGAAGTCCCGCACGGAGACTCCCAGCTCCTCCGTGAGGTACCTCCTGAGAACCTCCTTGAGCGCGAAGCCGCCGTGGTCCGACGCGATCCCGACCGTGGATGCTCGACCCGCCGCCGGCGCGGCCCCCTGCTCGGCCGGACGCGCCGCCGCTTCCGCCTCCGCGACGACCTGCCGCGCGATCTCCTCGATCCGCTCGCGCTCCACCGTCAGGATGCCCTCCTCAGGAACGCTCCGGCAGGTACGAGGTGAACGGTCTCGGAAAGAGCTCAGCGATGGTCGTGGTCACACGCGCCCCGGAGGCCGACTGGACGATGACCCTGAGATCGCGGGAGAACTCCCACATGACCTGGCGGCAGACGCCGCACGGCATGGTGGGCTCGTCGGCGCCCGTGGAGATGGCAAGGGCATCGAAGTCGCGCGCCCCCTCGGAGAGGGCTTTCGCGATGGCGTTCCGCTCGGCGCACACGGAGAGCCCGATTGACGCGTTCTCCACGTTCACCCCCGTGAAGACGCGACCGTCGCGAGCGAGGAGCGCCGCCCCGACGGCGAACCCGGAGTACGGCGCGTAGGCCTTCTTCCGGACCTCCGCTGCGATGCCAACGAGTTCGCCATCCGTCACGGTCGGATTCCCCCCACACGCGCCCTGGTGGGCTCTGACGCCGAGCATCCTACCACAGCGCGCCCGTGGCGTTCAAGCTCCCCGGTCCGGCCCGACAGCGCCCCGACGGGCGGTCGGGCGCGCTGCGGGCGAGACAAGAAGACGAGGGAGCGGCGGCCGCGCGCGCGACCCCACCCCCTCGTCCCGGAATCCCATCGCAGGCCGTCCCGAGGCGGCTAGTCCCCGAAGGACATCGTCAGGGAGATCCTGTGTGTCCCGCCGAGGGCCTCGTAGTCCGCGTAGGCGTAGTCGAGCTGGAAGTCGCTGTACCTGAAGCCGGCGCCGTAGCCCAGGTTCCCGGAGTCGGGACCCGTCTTGTAGCCGGCCCGGAGCGCCAGCATGTCGTACACCCACACCTCGCCGCCGAAGCCCATCTGCGCGTCCTGGTTCCTCGGCATGAGCACGTCCGCGGCAACGAGGACGTCCACGTTCGGGAGCTGGCCCTTGGCCGTGGCGTACGAGACGCCTCCCGCGTAGGTCACGGTCTGATCGTCCTCGTCGTGCACGAACTTGAACCGCGTCCCGAGGTTCCGCACGGCCGCGCCGAGGTGCACCTGGCCGTCCATGAGCGCGTAGAGAAGGCCCATGTTGACACCGAGGGCCGTCGAGCTCTCGCTGTCGAAGTTCGCCTGGATGACGTGACCCGACACGCCGGCGGACAGGTTGCACATGTTGGGCACCCTGAAGCCGTAGCCGCCGATGAACCCGAAGTTGTAGGCTTCGGCCAGCTCGTTCAGGTTCGTCCCCTGATCGTCCAGCACTTCGATCGAGCCGAGGTCGAAGTAGGCCACTCCCAGGGCGAGCCCGCCCTGACCCCGGGGAAGACCTACGCCCAGGTAGCTGAACGCGGTGTCCTCGAACCACTCGATCTGGCTCACTCCGAGCTTGACGCGCGGGATCCCGGCCAGACCGGCAGGGTTGTAGGTCAGACTCCAGAGGTCCCCCGGAACGCCCGTGTGGGCGCCCAGGGCGCTGGGGCCAGCGCCCACACCGATCCCGAACACGTCGAGATAGGTGCTCCCGGCCTTGCCGTCGCCGGCCCAGGCCGTGCTCGTGACGACGAGCATCGCGGCGACGAGTGCAAGGGCCGGAAGACCACACCTTCTAGTCATGCGCTAACCTCCTTGCTTCCCGCTCCGGGCGGGGGCCGCGCAGGCCCCCGCCCCTGAGCAGGACGGTGCTTACCTGATGACCATGATCTTCCGAGTGACAACCTTGTCGCCGACGTCGATCGTGACGATGTACACGCCGCTCGTCACGTCCTTCCCGTCGTCGTTCTGGAGATCCCAGACCACGTCGACGTTGCGGGTGGGCTCCTCACCGCTCACGAGGTCCCTGACCAGCACGCCGTAGAGGTCGTAGATCTTGATCGCGAGATCCGACTCCGACACGTCGCCGAGCGCGATGGTGATGCCGCCTTCGTGCTCGCCGGCCTTGTACGGGTTCGGGTAGATCGCGATGTCCTCGCCGCGCTCGAGCCTGACGGTCATGAGGATCTCATCCTCGAGGCCGCCGTTCAGGTACAGCTTCAGCATCCCGCTGTAGTCCTGGCCGAGCAGCCCGGCCGGAACGGTGATGTGGAGGGTGAAGCCGGAGGTGTCACCGTCCGCGATCGCCGCCGTCGGCGGCTCGAACACGACGTTGTTCTTCGGAATGAGCGAGCCCGTCGCTCCGGTGAGGTCCTGGATGACGAACGAGATGCCGGTCGCGATGTCCACGTTCCCGGTGTTGTGCACCGTCACGTGAGCGTCGGCGATCTGGCCCGCCACGCCCGTCACCGTCACCGACTGCTGCACGAACGCCACGCTGGGCAGCGGCGCGACGTTGACCACGAGCACGAAGCTGTCCGTGATGTCGCGATCGTCGTCGAGCACGACCGTCACCATCGAGTAGTACGTCCCCGCGGGCACCTGCGGGTCCGTCCACGTCACGTGGACCTCGCCCATGATGCTCGAGTTCCACGCGCAGTGGCTGTCGATGTCGACGGATGCCGACAGCCCGGCCGGCAGACCCGCGACCGGCAGACCCCGGATGTCGGTCAGGTCGCAGTTCCCGAGGTTGCGGAGCTGGAACTGGCCGATCGCCTTGCCGCCAGGAGCCGGGGCCAGCGTCATCACGTTCCCGATCACGTTGTAGGCGTTGTCGAGGATGTTCAGGTCGGGCACGCAGACGACGTGGACCCTGACCTCGATGTCATCGTAGAGCTCCTCGCCGGTCGCCAGCAGGGCCGCCGTGCCGACGTACGTGTCGGACCGCTTCCCCGCCGTCGCGGTCGCGCAGACCTGGAGGGTCCGCTGCGACGCAGCGTTGATGCTCATCGTGACCGGGCTGAAGTCGATGTACGCGCTCGGGATGATGTCACCGTAGGAGCCGATCAGGTTGCTGACCGAGAAGTGCACGTCCGGCAGCACCTGGTTCCCGGTGTTCTGGACCAGGACGTTCTCGCACGACGTCTCGCCGGGGTTGACGGTGATGTCGAGCGTCGCCGCGGAGAACTGCGCCGAGAAGAGCGGCGCCACGACCACGTCCAGCCAGAAGGTGTCCACGAGGCCGCCGTCGGCGGTCACCGTCACCGTGCCGCGGTAGGTGCCCGCGGCCAGCGCCGGGTTGGTCCAGGTCACCTGCGCCGTCCCGAGGATGCACTCGTTCCACGGGAGCGACGAGGCCACCGTGACGCTCGCCGACAGACCCGCCGGGAGCCCGCTCACCGAGCCGGACACGCCGGAGACCCCGCAGTTGCCGATGTTGCACAGACGGAACTGGTTCGAAGCGGTGCCGCCGGCCGCCGGGGCGAGGGTCATGACGTTGCCCTGGACGCCGTAGGCCTCGCTCAGCACGTCCATCGCCCGGTTGCAGTTGACGACCACGTTGAGCGTGAGCTCGTCGTACGGCGTGCCGGCGCCCGCGATGAGCGTCACCGTTCCGACGTACGTGTCAGCCTGCATGCCGGCGGGGAGGGCCGCGCAGATCTGGACCGAGCCGTTCGTGCCGAACGGGATCGACTGGGTCATCGGCGTGAAGTCCACCGCCGACGCCGGGATCACGAGCCCGTTTCCGACGCCGACGAGGTTCGTCACGAGGAACCGGACGTCGGAGATGAGCGCGTTGCCGGTGTTCAGGACGGCCACGGTGCCGCAGGGCTGCGTTCCCGGGTCGCCCGCGACGACGAGGAGCTCCGAGGCGAACTCGGCGCTGACGATCGGGGCCACGTTGATCGTGAGATGGAAGTAGTCCATCAGGACGTCCGTGGCCGTGATGTCCTCGTCGTACACGATGGGCAGCCAGTCGTCCTCGCTGCCTTCCTGCCCCGTGACCAGACCGCGCAGCGTGATCGGCACCGTGCCGTCGCCGGGCACCCAGTCCTCGGGGTGGTCGGTCCTGTAGGTGCCCGCCTGGATCGTCGTCGGCACCGACGGGATCCACAGCCTCAGCTTCGAGGACTGGCCGATCGCCAGCGAGTCCCCGAGCAGACCGCCGATCCACACGTCGAGCGAGTCGGACAGGTCAGGCAGGTACGTCGTGAACGGGATCCACTCCGGCTCGGCCGGGTTCGCCGGCCTCGTCGGGATCCGCGTGTGCTCGTTCGTCGTCGGGTCGTAGTACCAGAACCCGAGCGACGGCTCGGACGAAGGGCCGTCCCACGGATCCACGTTCGTCGTGGCGCCCGCGTTGTAGAGGAGGATCTCGCCGATCATGACGCCGATCGCGCCGGGATCCACGTTGATCGTGATTTCGTTCCCCGACATGTTGGCGTAGTCGTCGTCGATGTCGAGGTCCGGGATGAGCAGGTAGAACTTGAGCGTGAAGGTGTCGTAGCACTCGTCAACGTCCCAGACCGAGTTCTCGTTCGCGTCCTCGTACACCCTGACCGTGCCCTCGTAGTAGCCGGGCAGGAGGAGCGACGAGGTGTCGATCGTGACGGTGAACGAGTCGACCACGCCGAGCCCGAAGACCGCCAGGAGCGGATCGTTGAAGCTGATCACGCTCGTCGGGTCCGCCGGCCCGTCGAACCACTCGTACTGCGCCCTGACGTTGAAGAGCGTCAGGTTGCCCTGCGGATCGAACGTGTCGGTGTCCCACGTCCGCGAGGCGCTCGGCCCGGCGGGCAGGCCGTTCAGGTCGTTCCAGCCGTCCGGATCACCGCCCGGCCACGGCCACGTGCCGTCCGGCTCGGTGTTCGGAACGGCGACCCTGAACATGCCGACCATCGGGATCGGATAGCCCGGGACGCTCACGAGGTGCATCTCGCCTTCCGCTGCCGGCTCCGGGAAGTAGTCGGGGTCGGACGAAAGGCCGACGCCCACGAAGTCCCCGTCGTCGTCGCAGATGTCGATGTCGCACGCCTCGGCCACGTACACGCGGACCTCGATGTAGTCATCGGGGAACTCGTTCGGCATCGGCTGCCGCTGCGTGGTCGCCATCACGTACCCGACGTACCAGCCCGGCATCGCGCCGTACGGCACGTCCACCGTGACGGTGACGAGCTCCGAGGTGCCCGCCACGAAGCCCATGATCACGTCGGTGCTGAAGCCCACCTGCGAGTAGTGGAACCAGTCGGTGGTGTCCGCGTCCGGGTACGAGTACGCCGAACCGGGCAGCTCACCGTACCAGTGGAACGACGTCGCGCGGATGACCACGCTGTCCAGCACGGCTGCCTCGGACGGTCCGTCCTCCGGATCGGGGTTGTTCAGCGCGTCCGTGTGCCAGATCAGGATCTCGCCGGATCCGCCGTTGCCAGGCGCGATGCCGTCCGGCGCGCCGATCGTGAGCACGTTGCCCACGGCGTCGCCGCCGTCGTTGTCAATGTCGATGTCCCAGTCGCCGACCATGCGGTCGAGCGGGTCGCTGTCGACGCCGTCGGCCACGCCGCCGCGGTCGGTGTCCCACTGGTTCGGGTCGGTCTCGGTCCCGACGAGCCAGCTGCCGTCGAGATCCGCGTCCTCGTCGCCGTCCGTGAGCCCGTCGTCGTCGGAGTCGTCGTCGAGCGGGTCCGTCGTCCAGGCGCCGAGGTCCACGACGTCGTAGCGCGTGCTCCCGCACGGGTTCGCGAGCGTCGTGTCGTCGCCCATCGGGTACAGCAGCCCGATCTCCAGGCCGTCGGCCAGACCGTCCGCGTCGGTGTCGCAGTCGAGCGGATCGGTGCCGAGGACCGTGACCTCGTAGCCGTCAAGGAGACCGTCCTCATCCGAGTCGTCGTCCGTCGGACTGGTCTCGGTGACGTACAGGTCCGTGTCGTCGCCGTCGAGGTCGGCGTCCTCATCGTAGTCGGTGAGGCCGTCCATGTCGGTGTCCCAGCGACGCGGGTCGGAGTTCGAGGTGCCGTCGGCATCCCAGAAGCCCGGGTCGACGTCCGTGCCGCCGATCACCGGATCGACCGGGATGGGCCCCGTCATGCCGATCTCGAAGCCGTCGTGCAGGCCGTCGAAGTCCGTGTCGAGCAGCTTCGGATCGGTGGCCCTGAAGCCCACCTCGCCGGTGTGCGGCTGGTAGATGACGTGGTAGTACTCGTCGCCGTCCATGATGCCGTCGTCGTCGAAGTCGCGGTCGAGCACACCCCACATCCCCAGACCCTTCTCCAGGACATCGAGCAGATTGTCGTTGTCCGAGTCGCCGTCCAGGACGTTCGGAATGCCGTCTCCGTCGTCGTCGTCCTCGGTCTCGCCGTCGTGGCAGTCCCAGACCCAGTCGTTGTCGCTGTCGACGTCCATCGCGTTCACGATGCCGTCGCCGTCGGTGTCCACCGTGGGCGACTCGATGTCGCCGGGACCGCTGCCGTCCCAGCAGCCGTCACCGTCGGTGTCCGGGTTCGACGGGTCGGTCACGTAGACGTGGTACTCGTCGCCGTCGAGAAGCCCGTCGCCGTCGCTGTCGGTGTCGTTCGGATCGCACGCCTGGGCGAACTCGTCGCCGTCCCACAGCCCGTCACCGTCCGTGTCGATGTCGGCGGGATCGGTCGGGTGCGCGCCGTTGTCAATCCAGCCCACGCAATACGGCTCGGACGGGACGTTCCCGGCGATCTCGTAGTAGTCGGGAAGTCCGTCGCCGTCGCTGTCGCGGTCGGCGGGATTGGTGCCGTACACGTCGACCTCGTCACCGTCCTCGTAGCCGTCGAAGTCGCTGTCGACGAGCCGCGGGTCGGTGCCGTACAGAACGACCTCTTCGCCGTCCTCCAGGCCGTCGCCGTCGCTGTCGGTGTCCAGCGGGTCGGTGCCGTACGCGACCTCGTTGCCGTCGATGAGGGTGTCGCCGTCGGTGTCGTTGTCGAGCGGGTCGGTGCCGAACCCGTGAACCTCGGCCCCGTCGTAGAGGTCGTCACCGTCCGTGTCAGGGTTGCTCGGATCGGTGCCGTACGCGAGCTCGTCACCGTCGCTCAGGCCGTCACCGTCGGTGTCCCCGTAGTGGGGGTTCGTGATGACGCCGTCAACACCCGGCGTGACCTCCTCGAGGTCGTCGAGCCCGTCGTCGTCGGTGTCTGCGTCGAGCGGGTTGGTCGCGACGTGCTGCGCGATGCCGTCGAGGTCCCACCACGTCGGGTGCATCTCGTCGCCGTCCCACAGCCCGTCGCCGTCGAAGTCGGCGATCAGGTGCATGGTCGGCGGGATCACGCCCTGGAGCACGGCCTCCTCGATGTCGTACAGGCCGTCGCCGTCCGTGTCGTCGGGCGTGTACGGACCGCTGCCGAAGTCCCTCGCGTCAAGCGGATCGAAACCGGCCGCGACCTCCGTCGCGTCCGGATATCCGTCGCCGTCCGTGTCGGGGTCGCCGGGGTTGAGTGGCCCGACATGGAAGCGCGTGCCGTCGCGCTTCGTCAGCGCGGCCCCGGAAACATAGTACTGGTACGCGATCTCCGTGCGATCATGGAAGTCCAGATACACGTAGGTGGGCGGATCCTCCCAGTCGCGCCAGTCGGAGTCCACGTCGAGCACGTTCGGGAGGTTGTCCCCGCCCAGCTCCACGTCCCGGTTGTCCTCGACGAAGGTCCAGGTCTGGAGGACGCCCTCGGCGTCGATGTACGTGCCGGTGACGGTCTCGCCGTCGAGGATGCCGTCACCGTCGGTGTCCGGATCCAGCGGGTTCGAGCCCCAGATCATGACCTCGGTATAGTCATCAACGAAGTCGCCGTCGGTATTGGGGTTCAGCGGGTCGGTGCCGTGGACGTAGATCTCGTCGTAGTCGGACAGGCCGTCACCGTCGCTGTCGGTGTTCGTCGGGTCGGTCCCCCAGATGCGCACCTCGGCGCCGTCCATGAGCCGGTACGGGTGGCCGCCGCCGTCGCCGTCGGTGTCGAACAGCTTGGAGTCGGTGCCGTACTCGTCCTCGCCCTCACCGTCCCACAGGCCGTCACCGTCGCTGTCCCAGTCAAGGGCGTCCACCATGCCGTCATAGAACGGCACAGGCCGCGTCGCGTCGGTGTTGTGGTCGACGTAGTCGCTGCCGCGGGTGCCGTACCACCCCTCGTCCACCCCATCTCCGTCGGTGTCATCGAGATCGAAGTTGGTCTTCGAGACGGTAAGCTCGTAGAGCGCCGGGACGCCGTCGCTGTCGCGGAGGTCGGGGTCGTCCGGATCCACCGGGTTCGTCCCGTAGATCCGCGTCTCCCACGCGTCCTCGAGCCCGTCGTCGTCGGTGTCCCTCAGGTAGGGATCCGTGACGAAGCCGTCGGCGCCCTCCACGATCTCCTCGGCGTCATCGATGCCGTCGTTGTCGCTGTCGCGGTCGAGCGCATCGATGAGCCCGTCGCCGTCGGTATCACGGCCGGGATACGGCATGCCCAACGGGTTCTCCTCACCGTCCGGGATGCCGTCGCCGTCCGTGTCGGCGTTGGAGGGGTCGGTCTTGAAGAGCGT
Coding sequences:
- a CDS encoding PBP1A family penicillin-binding protein, with the translated sequence MLRSWIRLFVIVLAALVAGAVGAVLWLQRGLPSPSLLESVQPLVGATVYARDGRILHAFARENRVIVALDDVPAALVDAVVATEDKDFRSHWGVDASAIMRAAMRNVRAGRVVEGASTITQQLARSLFLTPEISLTRKLREALLALRIEQTYSKDRILELYLNQIYFGHGAYGVQAASWQFFGKHVSELDLAECALLAGLPKNPSGYSPRQHPNRALARRRLVLSLMAGQGTITREEAARADTAALHILPRSDGAGLGAYFVEHIRRELVGRYGPDALYAGGLRIYTTLDLDLQAAAERALENRLARLEREAGYRIRRGDATAQAGGSEFTPYVQGALLAVDAASGGIIAMVGGRDFRDSEFNRATQAPRQPGSGFKPFVYTAAIDGGYTPADRILDAPVIVPGAGAPRLVRTRDGVVEEPTDWIPENYEPGFRGEVTLRYALKHSINLPTVRLCMDLGPQAVVQCARQMGISTPIKPVYSIALGSSEVKVIDMVEAYATLDNHGIRMSPYAIERIEDQNGRILERHESRSREALSPETAYVVTSMLESVMVNGTGWAARAWGFDHPAAGKTGTTNDCTDAWFVGYTPRVVCGVWVGYDDRRSLGRSMTGAVAALPIWTEFMKAAHAGLPHEPFRRPSGVVVRRICAETGALATPDCGETLDEVFVAGTEPTEMCPAHDRGGLR
- a CDS encoding thymidine phosphorylase, whose product is MTAYEVIRRKRNGGELDDADIRWLVRSFLAGEIADYQMAAFLMAVYFVGMTERETESLTRAMLESGETLDLAAIPGPKIDKHSTGGVGDKLSLVVAPVAACLGVRVPMVSGRALGHTGGTLDKLESIPGLRTDLAPEAMLRVVGDVGMSVVGQSPRMAPADLRMYALRDVTATVECVPLIVASILSKKLAAGLDGLVLDVKVGRGAFMGDLERARGLAGALCSTAGRLGLRAVAVLTDMESPLGLAVGNSLEVEEAVLVLRGGGPADVRETSLELAARMALLGGRARDLGEARALAKDALESGRAFEVFLRFVEAQGGDVRFVDGRERLRRAPLVRAVPSAAGGVVRAIDALEVGLACVKLGAGRRSVGEAVDHAVGVVIAAPVGAGVSVGDPLAFVHADGEAAAAAAEERVRAAFRLASERQPERRTRVLEVIPQDLR
- the deoC gene encoding deoxyribose-phosphate aldolase — translated: MEREELIRRVTEEVIRRLAGGAPPAPAGTQPPAASEGPAAAACSPCVACGLCVDRRPGAVASIIASGASRVSAASGVADFRRDLGSLASVIDHTLLKPAATRAEVEELCAEAARYGFASVCVNPCHVPLCAELLRPTNVKVCTVVGFPLGANKPEVKAFEAERAIADGAHELDMVANIGAIKAGDHELVERDIRGVVRACGARVVLKVIIEAALLTDEEKVAACNIAKKAGADFVKTSTGFAPGGATAHDVRLMRAAVGREMGVKAAGGIRDLDTAREMVEAGASRIGASASVKIVGG
- the rpiB gene encoding ribose 5-phosphate isomerase B — translated: MARQVVAEAEAAARPAEQGAAPAAGRASTVGIASDHGGFALKEVLRRYLTEELGVSVRDFGPETDAPCDYPDFAAKVARAVASGECDRGIVVDGAGIGSAMAANKIAGVRAACCHDVATAINSRSHNGANVLTLGSGVVGRGLARQMVRVWLATAFEGGRHERRVAKVMELEREWNAKS
- the cdd gene encoding cytidine deaminase, translating into MLGVRAHQGACGGNPTVTDGELVGIAAEVRKKAYAPYSGFAVGAALLARDGRVFTGVNVENASIGLSVCAERNAIAKALSEGARDFDALAISTGADEPTMPCGVCRQVMWEFSRDLRVIVQSASGARVTTTIAELFPRPFTSYLPERS
- a CDS encoding PorV/PorQ family protein: MTRRCGLPALALVAAMLVVTSTAWAGDGKAGSTYLDVFGIGVGAGPSALGAHTGVPGDLWSLTYNPAGLAGIPRVKLGVSQIEWFEDTAFSYLGVGLPRGQGGLALGVAYFDLGSIEVLDDQGTNLNELAEAYNFGFIGGYGFRVPNMCNLSAGVSGHVIQANFDSESSTALGVNMGLLYALMDGQVHLGAAVRNLGTRFKFVHDEDDQTVTYAGGVSYATAKGQLPNVDVLVAADVLMPRNQDAQMGFGGEVWVYDMLALRAGYKTGPDSGNLGYGAGFRYSDFQLDYAYADYEALGGTHRISLTMSFGD